ATCCAATACCAGCGCACTGGAAGAAGTTGTTGTGATCGGTTATGGTACACAAAAGAAAAGTGACCTGACGGGGTCAATCAACACGGTGAGTTCTAAGGATTTTCAAAAAGGACAGATCTCCTCTCCCGAGCAACTCATTATGGGGAAAGTTCCGGGCGTACAGATTACAACAAGTGGGGGGCAGCCAGGCGCAGGAAGTACAATCCGGATCCGTTCCGGCGCTTCACTGAATGCCAGTAACGATCCATTGATCGTCGTGGATGGGATTCCTTTGGCTGGTGGCTCGGTATCTGGGGTAGCGAATCCATTAAGTTTGATTAACCCAAATGATATCGAGACATTTACCATCTTGAAAGATGCCAATGCAACGGCAATTTATGGATCGCGTGCATCGAATGGTGTCATCTTAATCACCACCAAAAAAGGCAGCCGCTCAGGAACACAAATCAACTTCTCTACACAGAACTCCTTGGCGACTGTGGCCAATAAAGTAAAACTGCTTAACGCGGATCAAATCCGCGATTATGTCAATACCAATGGCAGTGATGCCATGAAAAAATTGTTGGGAACAGCAAATACCGATTGGCAGGATGTGATTTATGGCAATGCCTTTACTACGGACAATAATGTTAACATTGCTTCCAGAGCTGGCAATATGCCTTACCGTATTTCTGCTGGTTATATGAATCAGGACGGTGTGCTGAAAAATGATAACTTAAAACGGACCACTGCGGCATTGGCCTTGACACCGAAATTTCTGGACAATCACCTTTCGCTGGATGTGAATGTACGTGGTACCTGGTCGAAATCGAAATTTGCTACGCAAGATGCGATCGGGACGGCGATTCAGTTCGATCCTACCCAACCTGTTTATGTCGATGATAAGGATAGTTTTGGCGGATATTATGAGTGGATTCAGGGCGGGAAACCTAATCCCAATGCACCACGAAATCCTTTGGCCTTATTGGATCTGCGCAAAGATAATGGCGATGTTTTCAGAAGCATTGGAAATGCAAAAGTGGATTATAGTTTTCATTTCCTTCCCGAGTTACATGCCAACTTAAACGTCGGCTACGATCTGGCGCGTTCAAAAGGGAATACATTTACGCCGGCTATTGCTGCACGTAATTTCAATGAAGGTGGTGAAAGAACGCAATATAAAACCGATATCAACAATAAAACACTCGAGTTTTATCTAAAGTATGATAAAGAATTACCTACAATCAAAAGTACGATAGACGCGACACTTGGGTATGGTTACTATAAAAATAGTAGTAAAGTATACAATTTTAACCGTACAAATGCCGAAGGTGATAAGATCTTAAATGAACCAACGCGGCCTTTTGATAAACCCGAAAACCTGTTGATTTCCTATTACGGACGTCTGATCTATACCTACGACAACCGTTATGTCCTTTCTGGAACCTTGCGGACAGATGGTTCTTCCCGTTTTAGCCCGGACAACCGCTGGGGATATTTCCCTTCTGTCGGTTTTACCTGGCGCGCGAAAAATGAAGGCTTTTTAAAAGAAATAGCTGCGGTTTCGGAGTTGAAACTTCGTTTAAGTTATGGAAAGACAGGTCAGCAAGACGGTATTGCCAACTATTCTTATTTGCCTAATTATACCATCAGTGGTAATGAATCTATGTATCGATTTGGTAATGAGTATTATTACCTGAATTCGCCGGTCGCCTACGATCAAGATATCCGCTGGGAGAGTACAACGACCTACAATGCTGGAGTTGATTTTGGTTTCGCTAACAATCTATTTTATGGTAGCATAGACTACTATTCGAAGAAGACCAAGGACTTGCTCAGTACCATTCCAGTTCCTGTAGGATCAAACTTTAGCAACTTTTTGTTGACGAATGTCGGTAATATGGAGAATCAGGGTCTGGAGTTTAACCTGCATTACGTTCCGGTAAAAACAGAAAATTCGTCGTTGGATCTTGGTTTCAATGTGACTTATAATAGAAGCAAAGTGACCAACCTGACGCAGAGCGATGATCCAAACTTTATCGTGGAGACCGGTAGTATTCGTGGTGGAACAGGGGGGAATATCCAGGCACATAAGGTGAATTTCATGCCCAATAGTTTCAATGTGTTCCAGCAGGTATATGATGAACAGGGGCATCCTGTAGAAGGGGTCTATGTTGACCGCAATGGCGACGGCGTGATCAGCGATAACGACCGTTACCTATACAAATCACCTTTACCGAAATACCTTTTGGGTTTTACGGCGGCATACAGTTACAAAAAATGGTCGGCAAGCACCGTATTGCGCGCAAGTTTGGATAATTATGTGTACGACAATGTTTCATCCAACCTAGGCAGTGGCGCGAATATCAACGATCAGGCGGTTTTGGTGATCAACAATGCCCCGGTGGATTTTTTGAATACCAATTTTCTGCTCAAGCAGTTACGAAGCGACTATTACATCAAAAATGCATCATTCGTGAAAATGGATAATGTCAATCTGAGTTATAACCTCGGAAAATTTATTCGGAACAGCAAAGCTTCGATGTCTATTTCTGCCACTGTACAAAATGTATTTACCATCACCAAGTACAAAGGAGTTGATCCAGAAATATCCAATGGTATAGACGACCGTTTCTATCCAAGACCAAGAACTTATGTATTGGGTGTAAATGTGAGTTTTTAAATGATATAACAATGAAAAAATTAAATAAATATATAGGCGCTTGCCTGCTCGCCATCGCATTGAGCAGCTGCCACAAGGATTTGGATTTAAAGCCGACTAATGATGTCACCGCAGATATTGCTTATAAAGATTTTAAAGGTTATACCTCATCATTTGCAAGGTTGTATGGATCATTGACTTTAACGAGCACATCGGGGCCGAATAATACAGACTTAGGTGGTTTAGATGCCGGAACATCGGATTTTTTACGTCTTTTTTGGAATGCGCAAGAACTTACTACCGATGAAGCTGCTTGCGCCTGGCTTAATGATCCGGGAATTAGTGGTTTGGATTACCTCAATTTTGACGATAGCAATCCCATGCTCCGCGGTCTTTACACGCGTTGTGTCTACAGTGCTACCCTTGTCAATGAATTTTTAAGAGAGAGCACGGATGCTAAATTGGCCGAACGCGGTATTTCAGATGCCGACAAAAAAGAGATCGCTTATTATCGTGCCGAAGCAAAATTCTTACGTGCTTACAACTATTGGGTTCTACTTGATCTATTCGGAAATCCACCTTTTGTAACCGAAGAAACTTCAGTAGGCAAAGTATCACCGCCACAGATCAAACGACCTGAGCTTTTTGCGTATGTGGAGAAAGAACTGCTGGAGGTTGCTGGTCAGCTCAAAGGTGCCAAACAGAATGTTTATGGTCGTGTGGACCAAGTAGCGGCATGGGGGCTATTGGCTCGTTTATACCTCAACGCTGAAGTCTACCTGGGGGCCGGTAATAAGAAATATACCGAAGCCATCACGTATTCAGAAAAGGTATTGAACTCGGGCTATAGCTTGGGGACAAATTACCGGGAGCTCTTCTATGCAGATAATGATGTGAACAACCCCGAATTTATTTTTTATCTGCCTTACGATGGAACCAAAACACAGAGCAAGGGGGGAACGACTTATCTGATCAATGCAGCTATAGACGCGACCATGAATCCCACTTCTTTTGGTGTGCCTGGCGGCGGTTGGGCGGGAAATCGGACGCGTGACAATATCGCAACCATTTTCGGTGACTACTCCGGAGCAACGGACAAAAGGGCAATGTTTCACTTAAATACAAGCGTAAAAATAGAAGATATCGC
The Sphingobacterium multivorum genome window above contains:
- a CDS encoding SusC/RagA family TonB-linked outer membrane protein, with the protein product MNKQLSRPFWALSMLLGVSASAFAQQATLKGRVMDQKGSSLVGATLRFEDIQKSLSTNANGDFSLDRLQTGKLRLRVSMVGYASLDTLIQISDGQNPLNLYLKSNTSALEEVVVIGYGTQKKSDLTGSINTVSSKDFQKGQISSPEQLIMGKVPGVQITTSGGQPGAGSTIRIRSGASLNASNDPLIVVDGIPLAGGSVSGVANPLSLINPNDIETFTILKDANATAIYGSRASNGVILITTKKGSRSGTQINFSTQNSLATVANKVKLLNADQIRDYVNTNGSDAMKKLLGTANTDWQDVIYGNAFTTDNNVNIASRAGNMPYRISAGYMNQDGVLKNDNLKRTTAALALTPKFLDNHLSLDVNVRGTWSKSKFATQDAIGTAIQFDPTQPVYVDDKDSFGGYYEWIQGGKPNPNAPRNPLALLDLRKDNGDVFRSIGNAKVDYSFHFLPELHANLNVGYDLARSKGNTFTPAIAARNFNEGGERTQYKTDINNKTLEFYLKYDKELPTIKSTIDATLGYGYYKNSSKVYNFNRTNAEGDKILNEPTRPFDKPENLLISYYGRLIYTYDNRYVLSGTLRTDGSSRFSPDNRWGYFPSVGFTWRAKNEGFLKEIAAVSELKLRLSYGKTGQQDGIANYSYLPNYTISGNESMYRFGNEYYYLNSPVAYDQDIRWESTTTYNAGVDFGFANNLFYGSIDYYSKKTKDLLSTIPVPVGSNFSNFLLTNVGNMENQGLEFNLHYVPVKTENSSLDLGFNVTYNRSKVTNLTQSDDPNFIVETGSIRGGTGGNIQAHKVNFMPNSFNVFQQVYDEQGHPVEGVYVDRNGDGVISDNDRYLYKSPLPKYLLGFTAAYSYKKWSASTVLRASLDNYVYDNVSSNLGSGANINDQAVLVINNAPVDFLNTNFLLKQLRSDYYIKNASFVKMDNVNLSYNLGKFIRNSKASMSISATVQNVFTITKYKGVDPEISNGIDDRFYPRPRTYVLGVNVSF
- a CDS encoding RagB/SusD family nutrient uptake outer membrane protein, encoding MKKLNKYIGACLLAIALSSCHKDLDLKPTNDVTADIAYKDFKGYTSSFARLYGSLTLTSTSGPNNTDLGGLDAGTSDFLRLFWNAQELTTDEAACAWLNDPGISGLDYLNFDDSNPMLRGLYTRCVYSATLVNEFLRESTDAKLAERGISDADKKEIAYYRAEAKFLRAYNYWVLLDLFGNPPFVTEETSVGKVSPPQIKRPELFAYVEKELLEVAGQLKGAKQNVYGRVDQVAAWGLLARLYLNAEVYLGAGNKKYTEAITYSEKVLNSGYSLGTNYRELFYADNDVNNPEFIFYLPYDGTKTQSKGGTTYLINAAIDATMNPTSFGVPGGGWAGNRTRDNIATIFGDYSGATDKRAMFHLNTSVKIEDIAVYKQGLAVTKFRNVNKDGKTAPPAAEGFVASVDFPLIRLAEMNLIYAEATLRGGSGGNVAKALDYVNKLRVRAYGNNSGNLANLSLDDVLNERVKELYWEGFRRSDLIRYGKFTGDNYLWPFKGGVLAGQAVPAYRTLFPLPASDIIANSNLVQNPGYN